One Conger conger chromosome 7, fConCon1.1, whole genome shotgun sequence genomic window, GTAACTGATTATAAAGGAGAAGagagacaaaatataaaatcagaTCTCCAACTAACCTGAGACAATCAAGTAGAGTTATGAACCTCATACTATGATACTAGGTGTGCAAAACCCTGTAAAagtagatacaaaaataataaaatgaatcaataaaaaGTAGATTGGCACTCATGACATGCACAATGCTGACATCTGCTGGACATGCTGCTTTGCATTTAGTTGtgaattttttttgctttagaccaggggtgctTTAGACCTTGAGGGCCGGGTTTTTCTTAACTTTAGTTTTCTGATAGCTCTATCAACCGTGCTgatgtacttgagcacagtaaaatctttcgGATACACTTGCACACTGCAGCTGTAGGTGGTGatgatacaaatgtcagatcaagatataCAAGCTACTGTAATAATTAAGAGCTGAATTTGGTACAAAATGTTGAAAAGGATCAGGGCTTGTTCTGCATCCCTGCTttagaccagtggttcccaaattcAGTCCTGGGGTAccactgtgtatgctggctCTTTCCAACCAGAATTCCAATGCCAcaattttaacaagctctgaatctTTCTTAATTagatgtttagagggattaccctcttaagccacattaagTCAGAAATTCACATTGTCAGTCCCATGTTCACATTATGCTATGTTgcaaacaattatgtaaaacattttaactgaTCACAttagactgaggtgaatcactATGCTTCTAATTAGGTTGTTGAACACATGTCTAAGTTCTGTTCTTTTAGTTCTTTCTTTAGGCTTGTAGCCATTAgctttgcctttgaattcttcataaTCAACCAAATCGTTAGTTTTAGTGACCACATGTCCACATTAcaagcctattgattcacctatGTAATGTGAATGGTTAGCAAGCCCAGTCTGTTCTGTTAGCATTGAGATCTGCAGCAATTAAAATGCTcaagcagaaaaacaacagtattaaataaagtattactttaatttattttttgcaagaCTTCTCAATTCCTATTTATCAATATTGATAAGTAAGAATATAACTGGATTattcttcatttctttcttaacaagcatttaaaCACTTCAGGTAAATGGAACATAGTCTAAGGGTAGAGCATTCTGTTTTGTCCATAAACGTCCTATAGTATTTACACAAATGTTCAAGGGGTAGGACATTTAAACTCTCTTAATTCATACACGTATCCAAGTTGTTGATGAACTCTAATACTCAGGTAAAACAGACGACCAGGTAAGCTGGAGAACTCTAATAGTCAGATAAAGTGGACAAGGACCAGGTAAGCTCCAGAACTCTAATACTCGTAGAGTGGATGATGATTTGGGTAAGTGCCATGAGATTATTGAGACTTGGCAGAGGTGTGGAACAGGTTACAATAATGCTGCTGTTGAAAAAGCTTCTCTTTGTTGTAgtgttatttgaattatttacacataaaaacatgcatcacTGCATCATTGCACTCCCCTCAACTGGCTGAGTGTGCACTTGTGAGTTTCTTGTGAGATATGAGGCAAAGTTACCCACTTATTCCTGCCAGAGGgcacagaaataaaagaaagacaTGCTCGTTGTCCAAATCAGATGCCAAATCGgggtgtatgtacagtgcaggcCCGCACTGCCTACACCGCACTCCCTCTGTTGGCGGACGCCAGTACTGCATGGCGGCAGATGGGGCAGGTGGAGTTCTCGGAGAGCCAGCGGTCGATGCAGTGGACGTGGTACTCGTGGGAGCAGGGCAGCTGACGCAGTTTGTGTCCCTCGGCGTAGTCGGTGATGCACACGCTGCAGGTCTGCAGGCCGGCGTTCTCCCCGAAACGGAAGCTGCGGGTGGAGAGGTTGTCAATCTGCTCCTTGGTCAGGCCGTGCGGCTGGTCCTCGTCTTCGTCGTTCAGCAGGAAGAAGTGCGCCAGCCGGAGGAAGGGCAGGGTGCCCGGCTCCGCCCCGCCCTCCCTGGAGTCCTCCGCGGCTCCCCAGCCCCTCTCCTCCGTCTGCGGGCCGCCCGGGTTCGGGCTCCGGGAGGCGGGGACGCCGTCGACGGCGGCTGAACCGCGGGGCGCCTCCGGGGCAGGCCGGCCGGCCGGTTCTGGTCCGGAATCGGAGGAGTCGGAGGAATCCGAGTCCGTGAGCGAGCTGAGCTCCCCGAAGCCGGTCATGATCTGGCGGATGACCGTCTGCAGGGCGGAGGACGTGGCCTCGCTCAGGCCCGAGTCGGCCAGGCGGCGCACGGGGATGCGGATGGTGCTGATGTAGGTGCGGATCCCGGCGCGCTCCGAGCGCGAAAAGGTCCGCTGGAACCCGGAGCGCTCGCTCTCGTACTGCACGGCTTCGCCAGGAGGCCGGGAGGGCGAGTGGGTCCGGCTGGCCGCTCCCTCCGGGGGCTCCCCGGGTCTGACTTGCCGCACTTGCAGATCCAGCATGATGGTGGGAGGCTGCCGCTCACCCGCTCCTGGTCCCTGCTCCGGCTGCCCCGCTCCGGCCCGGTCCGGCGGGGCCTCCCGGTCCGCGCCGCTCTGCCTCAGGAGCACGCTCTGCCGGGTCCTGGAGCTGCCCTCCTCTTGCGGCGGGATGGCCCAACGGAACGGGGACCGGCTCCTCTCGGGGCGAGGCCGAGTCCTGCTCTGCTCCGGGCTGCGGCTCCTGCCAGTCCTGGGACCCCTGCGTCGCGTTCCCCTGGAGGGGCCGCCGGGAGGCACCAGGTTTTGGACCTCCAGGCGAATGGGGCTGATTACAGGTGGGGTTTCCGGTCGCAGGGGCTCTGGCTCGGGCACCACCACGACGGCCACTTCCTCCTCTGCTGAGGTCTCCGCCAGCATTTCCCTGAGCGGAGCACGCCTGTCGCGCTCCGCCCCGGTCAGCGGCCGTGCCGGCTCCTCCGGACCCTCTCCCGGCCGCTCCCCGTCCTCGGCCCGCGCCGGCTGGCCGGACGCGTTGCGGCTGACGTTGATCTCCAGGCTGAAGCGGAAGTCTCCGCTGCTGAGGTTCGTCCTGCTCACCGCCCTCCACGACTGGCTCCCCTGATGACCGCTTCTGGTCGTGCTTCCTGTCCGCCTCACCGAGTTCAGCAAACCCAAAATGGAGTCTCCGTTTGAGCCATCCGCTTGTTCTTGTCCTTGTCCTTTCAAACAACATTTGAATGAGtacttttgtattttatgtatgaTATGTATAAATAAGCACATATTGCATATCACAATCCATCCAGAATTCATCATTCATACTAAGAATTTAATTCAATAATTCATTCATCAGTATGCTTTCTGCATGAAAAGTGGGTTGAAAAAAAGAAGGTTTGTCTGCTACTAGGAGATTCCTGTGCTCACAGTGAGGATATGCTAAATCTGACTGAGATAATTGGTTCCAGTTCTTGAAGAAATTGTTAATTTCACGAACAAGTACGTgaacataatttaaaataaatacttccTTTTACAATAATCCTGAAAATTTGCCTAGGAGGATTAAAGCAGGTATGCCAATTTTAAAAGCTACCATAATGCAAGTAACAACTCCAACCGATAAAGGATTCAAATTCCTAAAACTGGGGTAAATTCAAATCCAAACATCTCAGAATTTTTATTATGGAGATTCTAATATACCTGCAGGAAGATCCCTCTAAAACTTTGTGATTATGGTGACCATAAAGCACTGTGACATAATGCTCATTAAGCCTGCAGGTTTTGAATGCAATGACCCTTTTTCTCAGGGCTTACAAATGCAATTTGGGATTTGAGCTTGGATGCAACTTGAAGCTTCAACATTATGCATTTGACCAATCACTTTACATATCAGCTTTGCACACCGGCACGACAAAGGGAGCACTATTAGGCGTGTGCATGAAATGTAGATACCAGACAGTCACATACCAGCACTCTCTGTATTTCTGGACTCGGTGCTCATCTCTTTGACCTGCCGCAGACGACTCAGCAGCTCTTCTTCAGATATCTCACCTAATGGAGGAAAACCGACTCAGCACCGTTTTACAATGTACTGCATTCGCCGCTCAAACACCAAAGAAAAACCAACATGTCCACAGCTTTCTCTGAGTAGAAAAGCAGGTTGCACAAAGAACTATGAAATAAaggaatggggaagaaagagTTACAAATATCCGGGGTGTCGATCTCATTCaatgcacaataaaataaatagaaatacatttttttaaagtggcaAAAGTCAACTCGCTGATGGGGGCATAGTGGAGCATTGAAAGAACTCCACCAAACTCCACTTCAGAATTTCAACTGATGCATGATTTGAAATACATTAATTGTTAAAATGATGACGCCAATATACACATTGACAAAGATACTGGATACCTGCAGCTGAGCAAGAAAGGAACAGGATGTAGCTTaaggaaaaataatgaatacatgagaaacaagagaagagaacaggttacattttaaaagattttacTAGGCTCTTTAATGGTAGAATGTCCAGATGTATTTCTCAGACTGAATTTTTCCATGTTCGACACAGGACAGCATTGAAAACTGCCACTTACCAGGATGAGTACAGCCCACTCAATACCACCTTCTGGCGTGGCACTCAGCCCAAGGACGCTCCATAATTACATTCCTTCCAGCTATCCTGGGACAGAGATGGATCACCGGACTCAGTCTGCTGTTTTTTGAGCACACACAGGCTATAGCCGAACCATGTTCTGTAGCCGGAACTTCAGTCAAAACCCAGAGTCTCTATAGCCATATTAATTCAGAACATAATctagttttttttgtgattaagtGCGGATCAGGTCAATTTTAGCTAGGCAGAACTAATTATAATTAGTTTGCTGCAATTAAAGCATTTGCATTAACTGAGTTGATAAGACCTGAGAACTTTTACAATTAAAGGCCCAATGACATCTGAAGGGCTGGGAAAATGGTGTGTGGTATGCAGGTTTCAATGGTAATGGATACAAATCGTTTGGCGCAAACTGAAGGTTATCACAGCTTAATGACAATTCAGGAAAAAGAACAGGCTCCTTCCATAATGATGcaacatatatgcacacaactAGTCATTTTCAGGATGTCACTGACACCCAAATGCTAGGACAGCATGAGCATTGTAACAAATGTAACAATATGAGAAATATATGCAACTAATAATCAGCAGCtttttttatgaatgtttaatgtttcaAATATTGAACCTGCAATACAATTTGTCTTCATTAGgatcttcatttttattcactAAAATTGACAAATTATTGCGATTGCTGCTAGATAATACAGATAAATATGTCAATAACCAGAAGCAAATTATATAAACTAATGTATAATAGCCCACAATCAGTAGAATGTAATTACTGAGATCAGGCAGATCAATCAAAAGTTAATTAAATGTGAACAGTTGCTGAACTGGAGCTCGTAGAGGATTTATCGCTATGTCAGCGGAGGACTGAACATCCtggttgaaataaatgcaaaggCACCTCCCTTTATAGAGGAACCCGTTCTGAAACTCAAAAATTCACCTTCTTTTACAGAATTGGACAATCAGTTGCAATGAAGAATATGGGAGTCTGCGGTCAAAAGTGTCAATTTATTGTGCTGCACAAacaccccccaaacacagaAAAACGCATGCCGACAttacttaatttaatttcaaacagCACTGCAAAATCAAAATTGAATAGTGAGCAATGAGGTAGAGGAGGGCAGAAACAATGATGAAGGAACAAGAAACACAATTCAGATTCAATATTGGAGTTGCagaacatttgaataataaaaaccttgacCGATTAGACCTGCAAAAGACCGAAAACTTTGTTCAATCTCGTACAAAGTGGCACATTACCAGGAGTTCCGAAGAGGTTGTTGTCACGCATCAGCCGGTAGTCCTCCTCGCTGAGGTTGTTGACGAACTGGTAGAAGGCTTCCTCTCGCTGTAGTCGACTTATTTGTTGCCGACGCTGGCCATGCGAGTGCTCGCTGCCACCCTGCTCTGATCCCTCAGAGTTCTCCATCGCCACGCAGGGAAGTATAGCCCAACTAAGGAAAAGAACAGGCTTGAAAATCAGAAACCATAGATGGCTTCCATCAACATGACTCAAACAAGTGTCTCTGCACCTAAGATCAATGTGACAGCAGCTCACAGCCAACATCTACTGATTTTGAAGTTATTGCTCATTATATTACAATATAATTTAGCATCAAATGTGAGTGCGTTTTATAGACACAACCAACCACACATCACGACAAATACAAAGGAGAGTATCTGTCGGTGAAACGGGTAGTGCCAAAATAACGAAACTGGATTATCTTGATTTTCATGTAGCCCAAATACCTTTCTACTCCAATGAACAATGAAAACCAACCAAATGTCAATAAGTCAGGATCTTTTATGGGTCAGCACTTCAAAACAGGATGAAGTACCACCAAACAGCATCCAATATCAGGGGAATgcatcatgaagcaggattactcagttagctggataacagcactgagtaacACCCGGAAAagtccatgttccatatttGCAACATTTAAGATCATTCTGAAAGGCATTACTAAAAGAAAACACCCTTCTTTGGAAAACACCATCATCTTTGCCACCAGCAACTACTGAGGCAGCTGGCACATAGTATATCACCACAGTGAACACAAATAGCCAAGCAGGCTATGTTACAATTCTAAATTGGTTTAGGGATGTCAGATGTCTGATTGAGAATGCAAAATaggttcaaaaaaaaaaaagaagaaaaaataagaatttttttttttttaaatagctgaAAGCAAAACGGAATTGCCTATATCGTGGCATAAAGTTACCAAAAAGAATGCAACATGAGAGCACCCATTAACctacaaatatttttgtttatagtAACGTACGCTCCCAAATTTCCCAAAGTTAGCATTTGCGAACTTCACACTGAATAACAAAGCAGGTCACTTGCTTGAACAAGTCTTGCTCTCATGACTGACGGCGGGCTAGCTATCATTctgttagttagctagctacggCTTCTTGAAAATTACGGGTCTAGATTTGTTCCCCAATTCTTACTAACTTAACCGTTAACTAGCTGCATTACCAAAATAAGTTACATACAATACCAATATTTCCAAATGTGCCAAATAAAGTTAGCTATATCCTAGCTAACATAGGAAAAGCTAGCTAGTAGCTTAGCCATCGGCTATACAGATTCCAACCAAAACATCGGCTAACGTTACGTTTAAGTGCATTCAAACTACGAACAAAACCTTCCAATTCTGCTCTCAAGATCCATTATAACTAACGAGCCATACATTCTTGTAAGATTAGATTGGCCAAAAACTACTTGGCTGTAACGGTAGCGAGCTATTTAAGGACAAACGTATTGGCAAACAGAAGATACACAAGGCGTACTATATACACAAGGATACAAAGCTTCACTTTCTTTTCCAGAAAATAGgctatagctaacgttaacttgaTTTGATAGGAGTTTCCCAGTGAGCACAATTAAACAAGTTACCTGTGTCAACCCGTGGTTGTTTTTAGACGTTTTCCACTATTTATGTTAGAGCTTAGTTAAGAGCCCACTTCCTTATCTAGACATCGCTAAACGtgtatttagctagctagaccaAACGATTTCCAAGAGCGATCGCCACAGCTAACCATTAGCCACAGAACTGTGGCTGTGGGTTGTGCCTACTCCGGAACTTGGGGTGACGAAGCATACGCTGAAATACGTCACAACCAGACGAACAGGATCATCGAGTATCGCCCTCCTCTGTGAGGAGGAAGAAGTGGTCCTGATGCAGCAACTTGTTTCTGGATCCGGGTAACTGTTTTCTCCCGTGCATCGGGTACATTTCagtcaacaaacaaaaaacacaaacatattttaaatttcTTTGGTGAACATATAACTTCGGTACACTATTCCGAAACTATGTTCGGAATAGCTATGTTTAACTTGTTT contains:
- the LOC133132130 gene encoding E3 ubiquitin-protein ligase RLIM-like; translation: MENSEGSEQGGSEHSHGQRRQQISRLQREEAFYQFVNNLSEEDYRLMRDNNLFGTPGEISEEELLSRLRQVKEMSTESRNTESAGQGQEQADGSNGDSILGLLNSVRRTGSTTRSGHQGSQSWRAVSRTNLSSGDFRFSLEINVSRNASGQPARAEDGERPGEGPEEPARPLTGAERDRRAPLREMLAETSAEEEVAVVVVPEPEPLRPETPPVISPIRLEVQNLVPPGGPSRGTRRRGPRTGRSRSPEQSRTRPRPERSRSPFRWAIPPQEEGSSRTRQSVLLRQSGADREAPPDRAGAGQPEQGPGAGERQPPTIMLDLQVRQVRPGEPPEGAASRTHSPSRPPGEAVQYESERSGFQRTFSRSERAGIRTYISTIRIPVRRLADSGLSEATSSALQTVIRQIMTGFGELSSLTDSDSSDSSDSGPEPAGRPAPEAPRGSAAVDGVPASRSPNPGGPQTEERGWGAAEDSREGGAEPGTLPFLRLAHFFLLNDEDEDQPHGLTKEQIDNLSTRSFRFGENAGLQTCSVCITDYAEGHKLRQLPCSHEYHVHCIDRWLSENSTCPICRHAVLASANRGSAV